The Vibrio chagasii genome includes a region encoding these proteins:
- a CDS encoding alpha-amylase, with protein sequence MKKTVLALSMLALSACSQTSDNNLLLTIDNDTVVFESTGKGTVIAEQELAKGSYTFSISDSKNTCGTNYALAEESRIKFNKPLRLDDCAEKSELAIKVFRANTYQFTLNPQTNELTVQIKPKQQQVQSFACPVPSDGPTTINVAQTFDDGTLVRDALSGIQTTVTNSSVTMQPAESSQGVLLLEKVEPETKADFSWDNATVYFVMTDRFHNGNPDNDNSYGRSQDGQDEIGTFHGGDLAGLTEKLDYIESLGANAIWITSPLEQIHGWVGGGDRGDFKHYGYHGYYHQDWTKLDDNMGTEDELKTFIDTAHSKGIRVIWDIVMNHTGYATLADMQEFDFGKLNLSDEEETKKLGENWTDWQPEKGQNWHYFNNYISYGDKEAWEKWWGKAWLRSDIGAYDSPGYNNLTMSLAHLPDFKTESTETTGLPNFYRNKSTSATDELKTPRDHLITWLSDWVREYGVDGFRVDTAKHVELEAWAELKKSTNQALAEWKQNNPDKALDDLPFWMTGEVWAHSVVKSDYFANGFDSIINFEFQSDIAPKALKCLSDLDADYLRYAEKISSDSEFNVLSYLSSHDTSLFWTQHGNDFAKQTKAANALMLAPGAVQIYYGDEIARDFGPTGSDPMQGTRSDMPWEQITGEHAELLKHWQALGQFRQRHPAVAQGKHIIRNSKGYYAFERQYQDDKVLVVYTGSK encoded by the coding sequence ATGAAAAAAACAGTACTCGCACTTTCAATGCTTGCACTCAGCGCATGCAGCCAAACCAGCGACAACAACCTATTACTGACGATTGATAACGACACAGTTGTATTCGAATCAACAGGCAAAGGCACTGTGATCGCAGAACAGGAACTCGCTAAAGGTAGCTATACCTTCTCTATCAGCGATAGTAAAAACACCTGTGGCACCAACTATGCACTGGCGGAAGAGAGTCGCATTAAATTCAATAAACCCCTTCGCCTAGACGACTGCGCTGAGAAATCTGAGCTCGCTATTAAGGTCTTTCGCGCGAATACCTACCAATTTACACTCAACCCGCAAACCAACGAGTTAACGGTTCAAATAAAACCAAAACAGCAACAAGTCCAAAGCTTTGCTTGTCCGGTTCCTAGTGACGGGCCAACCACAATCAATGTTGCTCAAACCTTTGACGATGGCACCTTAGTCAGAGATGCCCTTTCCGGAATACAAACAACGGTCACTAACAGCAGTGTCACCATGCAACCAGCTGAAAGTAGCCAAGGCGTCTTATTACTAGAAAAGGTTGAGCCTGAAACCAAAGCAGATTTTAGTTGGGATAACGCTACGGTTTACTTCGTGATGACCGACCGCTTCCACAACGGCAACCCTGACAACGACAATAGCTACGGCCGTAGCCAAGACGGGCAAGATGAAATCGGCACCTTCCACGGCGGTGACCTAGCAGGCTTAACTGAAAAGCTCGACTACATTGAATCGCTCGGTGCTAATGCGATCTGGATTACGTCTCCCTTAGAGCAGATACATGGTTGGGTTGGCGGTGGTGACCGTGGCGATTTCAAACACTATGGCTACCATGGTTACTACCATCAAGATTGGACCAAACTTGATGACAACATGGGTACCGAAGACGAGCTAAAAACCTTCATCGATACTGCGCACAGCAAAGGCATTCGTGTCATCTGGGACATAGTCATGAACCACACTGGCTACGCTACCCTGGCCGATATGCAGGAGTTCGACTTTGGTAAGCTCAACCTGAGTGATGAAGAAGAAACAAAAAAGCTTGGTGAGAACTGGACAGATTGGCAACCCGAAAAAGGTCAGAACTGGCACTATTTCAACAACTACATCTCTTACGGTGACAAAGAAGCGTGGGAAAAATGGTGGGGCAAAGCCTGGCTGCGTAGCGATATCGGTGCTTACGACTCTCCGGGTTACAACAACCTGACCATGTCATTGGCGCACTTGCCTGATTTCAAAACAGAATCGACAGAAACCACAGGGCTACCGAATTTCTATCGCAACAAATCCACCAGCGCGACTGATGAACTCAAAACACCTCGTGACCACCTCATCACTTGGCTTTCAGACTGGGTACGTGAATACGGCGTGGATGGCTTTAGAGTCGATACCGCCAAGCACGTTGAGCTGGAAGCGTGGGCAGAACTGAAAAAGAGCACTAACCAAGCACTGGCTGAATGGAAACAGAACAACCCAGACAAAGCTCTAGATGACCTACCCTTCTGGATGACCGGCGAAGTATGGGCACACAGCGTGGTGAAGTCAGATTACTTCGCTAACGGATTTGATTCGATCATCAACTTTGAATTCCAGAGCGATATCGCCCCTAAAGCGCTTAAATGCCTATCCGATCTCGATGCTGACTACCTTCGCTATGCAGAGAAGATCAGCAGTGACAGCGAGTTCAACGTGTTGAGTTACTTATCCTCTCACGACACCTCACTATTCTGGACGCAGCACGGCAATGACTTTGCCAAACAAACCAAAGCCGCGAATGCGTTAATGCTGGCTCCGGGTGCAGTCCAGATCTATTACGGAGATGAAATAGCCCGTGACTTTGGACCAACAGGATCAGACCCAATGCAAGGCACTCGCTCAGACATGCCTTGGGAGCAAATCACCGGAGAGCATGCCGAGTTGTTAAAGCACTGGCAAGCACTCGGACAATTCCGCCAACGCCACCCAGCTGTCGCGCAAGGTAAGCACATCATCCGCAACAGCAAGGGATATTACGCCTTCGAACGTCAATACCAAGATGACAAGGTGCTAGTTGTGTATACCGGCTCGAAATAA
- the glyS gene encoding glycine--tRNA ligase subunit beta, producing the protein MAKEFLIELGTEELPPTQLRTLAEAFAANFEAELKGANLAHEGVKWYAAPRRLALKVAALAEGQEDKVVEKRGPAVSVAFDADGNATKAAQGWARGNGITVEQADRLVTDKGEWLLFKQEVKGQATSEIVVELAAKALGNLPIAKPMRWGNKTTQFIRPVKTLTMLMGADLIEGEILGVASGRTIRGHRFMGEQEFTIDSAEQYPAILEERGKVMADYEARKAIILADSQKAAAAVGGKADLEDDLVEEVTSLVEWPVVLTAKFEEEFLKVPSEALVYTMKGDQKYFPVYDENKKLLPNFIFVSNIESKEPRHVIEGNEKVVRPRLADAEFFFNTDRKRPLIDRLPELDQAIFQKQLGTIKDKTDRITELAGYIAEQIDADVEKSKRAGLLAKCDLMTSMVFEFTDTQGVMGMHYATHDGEDEQVALALYEQYMPRFAGDDLPSTGISSAVAMADKLDTIVGIFGIGQAPKGSDPFALRRASLGVLRIIVENGYNLDLTDLIAKAKELLGDKLTNDNVEADVIDFMLGRFRAWYQDAGFSVDIIQAVLANRPTKPTDFDQRVKAVSHFRELEAAEALAAANKRVGNILAKFDGELAADIDLALLQEDAEKALAENVAVMTEALEPAFATGNYQEALSKLAALREPVDAFFDNVMVMADDEALKKNRLTLLNNLRNLFLQIADISLLQK; encoded by the coding sequence ATGGCTAAAGAATTTCTAATTGAACTGGGTACTGAAGAGCTACCACCAACGCAACTTCGCACTCTAGCAGAAGCATTCGCGGCAAACTTCGAAGCAGAGCTAAAAGGCGCAAACCTAGCGCACGAAGGCGTGAAGTGGTACGCAGCACCTCGCCGTCTTGCTTTAAAAGTAGCAGCACTGGCTGAAGGCCAAGAAGACAAAGTTGTTGAAAAACGCGGCCCTGCAGTTTCTGTGGCATTCGATGCTGACGGCAACGCAACAAAAGCGGCTCAAGGCTGGGCTCGTGGTAACGGCATCACGGTTGAACAAGCTGACCGTCTAGTAACAGACAAAGGCGAATGGCTTCTTTTCAAACAAGAAGTAAAAGGTCAAGCAACGTCTGAAATCGTTGTTGAGCTAGCGGCTAAAGCACTAGGTAACCTGCCTATCGCTAAGCCGATGCGCTGGGGTAACAAGACGACTCAATTCATCCGTCCGGTTAAAACACTGACTATGCTAATGGGCGCTGACCTTATCGAAGGTGAGATCCTAGGCGTAGCATCTGGCCGCACTATCCGTGGTCACCGCTTCATGGGTGAACAAGAGTTCACTATCGATTCAGCAGAGCAATACCCAGCGATCCTAGAAGAGCGCGGTAAAGTAATGGCTGATTACGAAGCGCGTAAAGCAATCATCCTAGCTGATTCGCAAAAAGCAGCAGCAGCGGTTGGCGGTAAAGCTGACCTAGAAGATGACCTTGTTGAAGAAGTAACATCTCTGGTTGAATGGCCAGTAGTACTAACAGCGAAATTTGAAGAAGAGTTCCTAAAAGTTCCTTCTGAAGCTTTGGTTTACACCATGAAGGGTGACCAAAAATACTTCCCTGTTTACGATGAAAACAAGAAGCTACTGCCTAACTTTATCTTCGTATCGAACATCGAGTCTAAAGAGCCTCGCCACGTCATCGAAGGTAACGAGAAGGTTGTACGCCCACGCCTTGCGGATGCTGAGTTCTTCTTCAACACTGACCGTAAGCGTCCTCTTATCGACCGTCTTCCAGAACTGGACCAAGCTATCTTCCAGAAGCAGCTTGGTACTATCAAAGACAAAACAGACCGCATCACTGAGCTTGCTGGCTACATCGCTGAACAAATCGATGCTGACGTTGAGAAGTCGAAGCGCGCAGGCCTATTGGCTAAATGTGACCTAATGACCTCTATGGTATTCGAATTCACAGATACTCAAGGTGTAATGGGCATGCACTACGCGACTCACGATGGTGAAGACGAGCAAGTTGCACTAGCACTTTACGAGCAGTACATGCCTCGTTTCGCAGGTGATGACCTACCAAGCACTGGTATCTCTTCTGCAGTAGCAATGGCAGACAAGCTAGACACTATCGTAGGTATCTTCGGTATTGGCCAAGCTCCAAAAGGTTCTGACCCATTCGCTCTACGTCGTGCATCACTAGGTGTACTACGTATTATCGTTGAAAACGGCTACAACCTAGACCTAACAGATCTGATCGCAAAAGCGAAAGAACTACTAGGCGACAAGCTAACCAACGACAACGTAGAAGCTGACGTTATCGACTTCATGCTAGGTCGTTTCCGCGCATGGTACCAAGATGCTGGCTTCAGCGTGGATATCATCCAGGCAGTACTAGCTAACCGTCCAACTAAGCCAACTGACTTTGACCAACGTGTTAAAGCGGTTTCTCACTTCCGTGAACTAGAAGCGGCAGAAGCACTAGCAGCAGCGAACAAACGTGTAGGTAACATCCTTGCGAAATTCGATGGTGAGCTAGCAGCAGATATCGATCTAGCCCTTCTTCAAGAAGATGCAGAGAAAGCACTGGCTGAAAACGTTGCTGTAATGACAGAAGCACTAGAGCCAGCATTTGCGACAGGTAACTACCAAGAAGCCCTAAGCAAGCTAGCAGCTCTACGTGAGCCTGTTGATGCGTTCTTCGATAACGTAATGGTTATGGCTGATGACGAAGCACTTAAGAAGAACCGTCTGACACTACTGAATAACCTACGTAACCTGTTCCTACAGATTGCTGACATCTCTCTACTGCAAAAATAA
- the glyQ gene encoding glycine--tRNA ligase subunit alpha produces MQKYDIKTFQGMILALQDYWAQNGCTIVQPLDMEVGAGTSHPMTCLRALGPEPMSTAYVQPSRRPTDGRYGENPNRLQHYYQFQVALKPSPDNIQELYLGSLEVLGVDPLVHDIRFVEDNWENPTLGAWGLGWEVWLNGMEVTQFTYFQQVGGLECKPVTGEITYGIERLAMYIQEVDSVYDLVWNVAPDGSNVTYGDIFHQNEVEQSTYNFEHADVDFLFGFFDQCEKECKELLELEKPLPLPAYERILKAGHAFNILDARKAISVTERQRYILRIRNLTKSVAEAYYASREALGFPMCKKDEEK; encoded by the coding sequence ATGCAAAAATACGATATCAAAACCTTCCAGGGAATGATCCTCGCGCTGCAGGATTACTGGGCTCAAAACGGTTGTACCATTGTTCAACCTCTAGATATGGAAGTAGGTGCAGGCACCTCTCACCCAATGACATGTCTACGAGCACTTGGCCCAGAGCCAATGTCTACAGCTTACGTTCAACCTTCTCGTCGTCCGACCGATGGCCGTTACGGTGAAAACCCTAACCGTCTGCAGCACTACTACCAATTCCAAGTAGCGCTGAAACCATCGCCAGACAATATCCAAGAGTTGTACCTAGGCTCACTAGAGGTTCTTGGTGTTGACCCACTTGTTCACGACATTCGCTTCGTTGAAGATAACTGGGAAAACCCAACACTAGGTGCATGGGGTCTTGGTTGGGAAGTATGGCTAAACGGCATGGAAGTAACTCAGTTCACTTACTTCCAACAGGTTGGCGGCCTTGAGTGTAAGCCTGTAACAGGCGAGATCACTTACGGTATCGAGCGTCTAGCAATGTACATCCAGGAAGTAGATTCAGTTTACGACCTAGTATGGAACGTTGCACCAGACGGCTCTAACGTAACTTACGGTGACATCTTCCACCAAAACGAAGTTGAGCAATCAACGTACAACTTCGAACACGCAGACGTAGATTTCCTATTCGGTTTCTTCGACCAGTGTGAAAAAGAGTGTAAAGAGCTGCTTGAGCTTGAGAAGCCACTTCCGCTTCCAGCTTACGAGCGCATTCTAAAAGCAGGCCATGCATTCAACATCCTTGATGCGCGCAAAGCTATCTCTGTAACAGAGCGTCAACGTTACATCCTTCGTATTCGCAACCTAACTAAATCAGTTGCTGAAGCATACTACGCATCACGTGAAGCACTTGGCTTCCCAATGTGCAAGAAGGACGAGGAGAAGTAA